A genome region from Platichthys flesus chromosome 12, fPlaFle2.1, whole genome shotgun sequence includes the following:
- the prokr1b gene encoding prokineticin receptor 1b — MGDSNISHLVAAYTEMQKIHPTGQIDHYMDSYDTDYGISPDDIPDTTKGQAFFVATIVIGTVLVCIMLVCGMGNFIFIATLTRYKKLRNLTNLLLANLAISDFIVAVVCCPFLVDYYVVKQLSWSHGLVLCSSVNYLRTVSLYVSTNALLAIAVDRYMAIVHPLRPRMKYQTAYCLITGVWVVPILISIPSAYFASETMYPHGGTSPTTHKIFCAQIWPVDKQAYYRSYFLAVFAVEFVGPVIIMAMCYAQISRELWFKNVPGFQTEQIRKRLRCRRKTVMVLIGILSAYILCWAPYYGYTILRDFHPTLISRQKNSLVAFYIIECIAMSNSMINTFCFVSVKNNTVKHLKKIVLLRWRSTYAPSKTVDELEIRTSSMPVTEEIECIQLR; from the exons ATGGGGGACTCCAACATCAGCCACTTGGTCGCAGCGTATACAGAGATGCAGAAGATTCACCCAACAGGACAAATCGATCACTATATGGACAGCTACGATACGGACTACGGCATCTCTCCTGATGACATCCCAGACACCACGAAGGGCCAGGCCTTCTTTGTGGCCACCATTGTTATTGGAACGGTCCTCGTCTGCATAATGCTCGTCTGTGGGATGGGAAACTTCATATTCATTGCCACGCTGACCCGCTACAAGAAGCTCCGCAACCTCACCAACCTGCTCCTCGCCAACCTGGCCATCTCAGACTTCATCGTGGCGGTGGTGTGCTGCCCGTTCCTGGTGGACTACTACGTGGTGAAACAGCTTTCCTGGAGCCACGGCCTGGTTCTGTGCTCCTCCGTCAACTACCTGCGGACGGTGTCCCTCTACGTGTCCACAAACGCTCTGCTCGCCATCGCCGTCGACAG GTACATGGCTATAGTCCATCCGCTCCGGCCTCGTATGAAGTACCAAACCGCCTACTGCCTGATAACAGGAGTCTGGGTTGTTCCCATTCTGATCTCCATTCCCTCCGCCTACTTTGCCTCTGAGACCATGTACCCTCATGGCGGCACCAGCCCCACCACTCACAAAATCTTCTGTGCGCAGATCTGGCCCGTGGACAAGCAGGCCTACTACCGCTCCTACTTCTTGGCGGTTTTTGCCGTGGAGTTTGTGGGGCCTGTGATCATCATGGCTATGTGTTACGCCCAAATCTCCCGTGAGCTCTGGTTCAAGAACGTCCCGGGTTTCCAGACGGAGCAGATTCGGAAGCGGCTGCGTTGTCGCCGCAAGACGGTGATGGTCCTCATCGGGATATTGTCGGCATACATCCTGTGCTGGGCCCCGTATTACGGCTACACCATCCTGAGGGACTTCCACCCGACGCTGATCTCGAGACAGAAGAACTCGCTGGTGGCCTTCTACATCATCGAGTGCATTGCCATGAGCAACAGCATGATCAACACCTTCTGTTTTGTGAGCGTCAAGAACAACACAGTGAAGCACCTGAAGAAGATAGTGCTGCTGCGCTGGAGGTCGACGTATGCCCCCAGTAAGACCGTGGATGAGCTGGAGATTAGGACCTCCTCCATGCCTGTGACGGAGGAGATTGAATGTATTCAGctgagatga